A genomic stretch from Terriglobus sp. RCC_193 includes:
- a CDS encoding DNA polymerase Y family protein: protein MKHMPELYACIYVRELPAQALLRLRPELIDKPCIVLEGEAPGQIVCSLNTRARLLGLRQGMTKVEVETFEEVIVLQRSVKTESAVRSVLLECAGAFSPRLEDRSVNGIFICAVDVAGTEGLFGPPQLLSKLVRQRIRSVGVVASVTVSSNLNAAICLARGLKHGVAIQVVTRGDEAKALAALPVLVLGITPSQVETFSVWGIRNVAALAALPEKSLIARLGQDAKRLLQLANGTRPHLFQPIDIPFVLEEQIELDFPLDDLESLLFGVSTMLEQLIVRAKSRVLALASVTITLRLDGGGLHERKVNPRVPTNEKQLWVKLLHLDLEGHPPPASILGVHLFAEPGATSKVQLGLFSPQLPEPGKLDVTLARITAIVGENNVGQAVLDDTLRASDFHVEPFSIATAEPTPIQKSSTLCLRVLRPAERTRVDIQRGLPQQVHFRSRCYLIQEAYGPWLSGGDWWNEAVWGNEQWDFVGKASDNAMLVCRLARDFIANEWRVAGLYD, encoded by the coding sequence ATGAAGCATATGCCTGAACTGTATGCCTGTATCTATGTGCGCGAACTTCCCGCTCAAGCATTGCTGCGCTTGCGGCCTGAGTTGATTGACAAGCCGTGCATCGTTCTGGAGGGCGAGGCTCCTGGTCAGATCGTGTGTTCCTTGAACACGCGTGCGCGTCTTCTCGGACTCCGGCAAGGCATGACGAAGGTTGAAGTCGAGACCTTCGAAGAAGTGATCGTGTTGCAGCGGAGCGTGAAAACCGAGAGTGCCGTCCGCTCCGTTTTGCTGGAATGCGCGGGAGCCTTCTCACCACGGCTTGAAGATCGAAGTGTCAATGGGATTTTCATCTGCGCCGTGGACGTGGCAGGCACGGAAGGTTTGTTTGGGCCTCCACAACTCCTATCGAAACTCGTTCGCCAACGCATTCGCTCTGTCGGCGTCGTTGCCTCGGTGACTGTGAGTTCAAACCTGAACGCGGCCATATGTCTCGCGCGAGGGCTCAAACATGGAGTGGCGATTCAAGTTGTAACTCGTGGAGACGAGGCGAAAGCGTTAGCCGCGCTACCTGTCTTGGTGCTGGGTATCACTCCGTCGCAGGTGGAGACCTTCAGCGTATGGGGTATTCGTAACGTCGCTGCGCTCGCCGCACTGCCTGAGAAGTCCTTGATTGCTCGCTTGGGGCAAGATGCCAAGCGATTGCTGCAGCTCGCGAATGGTACGCGACCACACCTGTTCCAGCCGATTGATATTCCCTTCGTGTTGGAAGAGCAGATTGAACTCGACTTTCCGTTGGACGATCTTGAATCCCTGCTCTTCGGCGTTTCAACGATGCTGGAACAACTCATCGTTCGCGCCAAGTCCCGTGTGCTCGCCTTGGCTTCGGTGACGATTACGCTACGTTTGGACGGTGGAGGCTTGCACGAACGCAAGGTGAATCCGCGCGTGCCGACGAACGAAAAACAGCTATGGGTCAAGCTGCTGCACCTCGACCTCGAAGGTCATCCTCCACCAGCGTCCATCCTCGGCGTCCATCTCTTCGCGGAGCCAGGAGCAACAAGCAAAGTTCAACTTGGGTTGTTCTCTCCACAACTGCCTGAACCCGGAAAGCTCGATGTGACCTTGGCCCGTATTACGGCCATCGTCGGCGAGAACAACGTCGGACAAGCGGTGCTTGACGACACACTGCGAGCGAGCGATTTCCATGTGGAGCCGTTCTCGATCGCCACTGCGGAGCCCACGCCTATTCAGAAGTCTTCAACATTGTGTTTACGTGTACTCCGTCCTGCTGAACGGACAAGGGTTGATATTCAGCGCGGGCTTCCGCAACAAGTTCACTTTCGTTCGCGTTGCTACTTGATTCAGGAAGCCTACGGGCCTTGGCTGAGCGGCGGCGATTGGTGGAACGAAGCGGTCTGGGGGAACGAGCAATGGGATTTCGTCGGCAAGGCCAGCGATAACGCCATGCTTGTTTGCAGGCTGGCACGAGACTTCATCGCGAACGAGTGGCGAGTGGCGGGTCTATATGACTAA
- a CDS encoding 3'-5' exonuclease, which produces MQFVIANTFQESLTKLQGSEQNAAKLAAMELQMNPSHPSLKMHRLEKVKDKNFWSARANDDVRLIVHRTENSCLLCYVDHHDAAYAWAERRKLSVHPATGAAQMVVLKETIQEVVVRKYVEDATPQQPKPLPLLATASDSDLLGYGVPQEWIDVVRNANEDSILDIAGSLPEEAREAVLTLATGLRPSKSEETTLVPNASAAVVEQAAFSHPDAQRRFRTVSNREELERALDAPWEKWAVFLHPAQRVLVERDFNGPARVTGPAGTGKTVVALHRAAYLAENNPSSRVLLTTFSDVLANALQSKLRLLLGNRPRLAEQIEVLPISAMARRLYESNLAATYGPATIASEESIRELLKEAADVEGLSQFTSGFLFAEWDQIVDAWQLKTWSEYRDVPRLGRRTRLREPQREALWRLFARVIERLSSAQLMTEAEMFVRLSRHYDEGGAPPFDFAVVDEAQDISQAELRCLAALGGSRPNALFFAGDSGQRIFQAPFSWKSVGVDVRGRSTNLKVNYRTSHQIREHADRLLDREVTDSDGNVEDRRGTVSVFNGPNPDVQVAATREAEEQLVAQWLKKLSSEGFRQEDIAIFVRSAAQLSRAENAAKMAGMHCKRLEKRMEITPGILPIATMHLAKGLEFRAVAVMACDESVLPDAQRLETASDPSELEDIYNSERQILYVACTRARDRLLISSGGEASEFLDDFYR; this is translated from the coding sequence ATGCAATTCGTGATCGCCAACACGTTTCAAGAGAGCCTTACGAAACTTCAAGGTTCAGAGCAGAATGCTGCGAAGTTGGCGGCGATGGAACTGCAGATGAACCCCTCCCACCCGAGTCTGAAGATGCACAGACTAGAGAAGGTCAAGGACAAGAATTTCTGGTCTGCACGAGCGAATGACGATGTACGGCTGATCGTCCATCGGACTGAGAATAGCTGCCTTCTCTGCTATGTCGATCATCACGACGCGGCCTACGCCTGGGCTGAACGTCGCAAGCTCTCTGTCCATCCAGCCACCGGCGCTGCTCAGATGGTGGTTCTCAAAGAGACAATACAAGAGGTGGTCGTCCGCAAATACGTGGAGGACGCGACCCCACAACAACCCAAGCCGCTCCCATTATTGGCGACTGCGAGCGACTCTGATTTGCTCGGGTATGGCGTTCCCCAAGAATGGATTGATGTCGTTCGCAACGCTAACGAAGACAGCATCCTTGATATCGCGGGGAGTCTTCCAGAGGAAGCCCGTGAGGCCGTCCTTACATTAGCAACGGGACTCCGGCCCTCCAAGTCCGAAGAAACAACTCTTGTACCGAATGCTTCGGCTGCGGTTGTTGAGCAAGCTGCTTTCTCACACCCTGACGCACAACGTCGCTTCCGTACGGTTAGCAATCGTGAAGAGCTTGAACGAGCCCTCGATGCTCCGTGGGAGAAATGGGCGGTCTTTCTCCATCCAGCACAACGGGTTTTGGTTGAGCGGGACTTCAATGGCCCCGCCAGAGTCACTGGGCCTGCTGGAACGGGAAAGACAGTGGTTGCGCTGCATCGCGCAGCTTATCTTGCCGAAAACAATCCTTCCTCGCGAGTCTTGCTGACGACGTTCTCCGACGTTCTTGCAAACGCGCTTCAATCCAAACTTCGCTTGCTGCTTGGAAATCGTCCGCGTCTCGCAGAGCAGATTGAAGTTTTACCTATTTCCGCGATGGCACGACGCCTCTATGAAAGCAACCTCGCTGCTACTTATGGCCCAGCAACGATAGCTTCGGAAGAGTCGATACGCGAACTGCTGAAAGAGGCCGCCGACGTTGAGGGACTCTCACAATTCACTTCTGGATTCCTGTTTGCAGAGTGGGACCAGATTGTCGACGCGTGGCAGCTCAAGACTTGGAGTGAGTATAGAGACGTTCCTCGGCTCGGCCGCCGAACCCGTCTCCGCGAGCCCCAACGGGAGGCACTATGGCGACTGTTCGCACGAGTGATTGAACGTCTCTCATCAGCTCAACTCATGACTGAAGCGGAGATGTTCGTGCGGCTTTCACGTCACTATGATGAGGGCGGCGCCCCACCTTTCGATTTCGCAGTTGTTGACGAGGCACAAGACATTAGCCAAGCAGAATTGCGCTGCTTGGCCGCATTGGGAGGAAGTCGTCCCAATGCACTTTTCTTCGCGGGTGATAGCGGTCAACGCATCTTCCAAGCCCCCTTCTCTTGGAAGTCGGTAGGCGTGGATGTCAGAGGGCGTTCCACAAATCTAAAAGTGAACTATCGTACTTCTCACCAGATTCGGGAGCATGCTGATCGGCTTTTGGATCGCGAGGTGACAGATTCAGATGGCAATGTTGAAGACCGCCGCGGAACAGTATCGGTATTCAATGGTCCAAACCCAGATGTCCAAGTGGCCGCAACTCGGGAAGCGGAGGAGCAGCTCGTTGCTCAGTGGCTTAAAAAGCTTTCCAGTGAAGGTTTCCGCCAAGAAGACATCGCGATTTTCGTACGATCTGCCGCTCAACTTAGCCGTGCAGAAAATGCCGCGAAGATGGCTGGTATGCATTGCAAAAGACTTGAGAAGCGAATGGAAATCACTCCAGGAATTTTGCCGATCGCGACGATGCATCTTGCCAAAGGGCTGGAATTCCGCGCAGTGGCAGTGATGGCCTGTGATGAATCGGTATTGCCAGATGCACAACGTCTCGAAACGGCTAGCGACCCATCGGAACTCGAAGATATCTACAATTCCGAGAGGCAAATTCTTTACGTCGCATGCACTAGGGCGCGTGACAGGTTGCTCATTTCGAGCGGCGGAGAAGCGTCAGAGTTCCTAGATGATTTCTATCGTTAG
- a CDS encoding SOS response-associated peptidase family protein, whose translation MQRNFVNPETEVQKRTAGYIAQYLKEKRTEWESEVFVQKRRIAAAEESLAKKETKKAREDVRIGTAKSQTLLERLADLRRAEPNNEDARIFPMMYAPVLIRENDKTLIRPMRYACRLAGKPADYDKRFPGTYNARHDSLDDYWSKVYGQHHAVLVISGFYENVPLHLYEHRELAPDEKPKNLVLEFDPQPSSDMLVACVWDRWTKPNESGLCSFAAITDEPLPEVAATGHQRTIITIQEQYLTEWLTPGATSKERLEYILSDKETPYYVHQIAA comes from the coding sequence TTGCAGCGCAACTTCGTGAACCCGGAGACGGAGGTTCAGAAGCGCACTGCTGGCTACATCGCTCAATATCTCAAAGAGAAGCGAACGGAGTGGGAGAGCGAAGTCTTCGTTCAGAAGCGCCGTATCGCGGCTGCTGAAGAATCCCTCGCAAAGAAGGAAACGAAGAAGGCTCGGGAAGACGTTCGCATCGGAACAGCCAAGTCTCAGACGCTACTAGAACGGTTGGCAGACCTCAGAAGAGCCGAACCCAACAACGAAGACGCACGCATCTTCCCAATGATGTACGCGCCGGTACTCATTCGAGAGAACGATAAGACCCTCATTCGTCCCATGCGCTATGCCTGCCGTCTGGCCGGAAAGCCTGCCGATTACGACAAGCGTTTTCCAGGCACCTACAACGCGCGACACGACAGTCTCGATGACTATTGGAGCAAGGTCTACGGCCAGCATCATGCCGTGCTGGTCATCTCAGGCTTTTACGAGAACGTGCCTCTCCACTTGTATGAGCATCGTGAGCTAGCGCCAGACGAGAAACCTAAAAACCTCGTTCTTGAGTTTGATCCTCAGCCATCTAGCGACATGCTTGTCGCCTGCGTATGGGATCGTTGGACCAAACCCAATGAATCAGGACTCTGCTCATTCGCCGCGATAACGGATGAGCCTCTACCGGAAGTCGCGGCCACGGGCCACCAACGGACGATCATTACGATTCAGGAACAATATCTAACGGAGTGGCTAACGCCGGGAGCGACATCAAAGGAACGACTTGAATACATCCTCTCGGACAAAGAAACTCCTTACTACGTCCACCAAATTGCGGCCTAA
- a CDS encoding DNA polymerase III subunit alpha produces MTNRYVELHANSAFSFLEGGSQPEALAERAFALEMPAMALMDRNGFYGSARFHKIAEENGIKAHVGAEVSVSGFGNRLAPPIWTPHQHLAEPSRLALLCETREGYQNLCQLITRFKMRESTKQEGAANLADVEEYCKGVICLTGGDEGPLAAALMAGGEAAGREVVEKLVRIFGRSNVYVEVQRHRERTQEWRNQAALRIAESLRLPVLATNGVRYATKYDREIADLFTAIRHHTPLDHAGRLLALNNQRHLRPAERMVSLFRDIPGAVENTVELSSRLDFHLSKLGYEFPRYPVPDGESMDSFLAKRVAEGVARRYGPKRDAGLLERAKKQVAHELALIEKLGFAGYFLIVWDIVEYCKKHGILIQGRGSAANSAVCYALEITAIDPVGMELLFERFLSESRGEWPDIDLDLPSEERREQAIQYVYERYGRLGAALTANVITYRGKSAAREVGKALGFDPESLQRLSGLVANYEWKGPNDTMARSFQNAGFDVEHPRIAKYLELCMRVQDFPRHLGQHSGGMVICQGQLDKVVPLERASMPGRTVVQWDKEDCANLGIIKVDLLGLGMMAVLKDCLSLVPEHHGEQLDLAQLPEDEGVYRTLQRADTIGMFQVESRAQMSSLPRNRPEKFYDLVVQVAIIRPGPIVGKMMHPYMRRRQKQEEVTYPHPSLESTLKRTLGVPLFQEQLLRMAMVVANFTGSEAEELRRAVGMRRSWERMKNLEGRLRDGMTANGLDIETQETIIQNISSFALYGFPESHAASFALIAYASAYIKVKYLAAFTCAMMNNQPMGFYSPSVIIEDARRHGLRVKPIDIQVSDWPCTIEHEDDESLSLRLGLGYVRGLRSQCAETVVRARSMGRFKSVDDLVIRAPQLNRKELSLLANVGALNSLDGVEHRRDALWQIERAGKPEGPLLMQQSELLREEASEIPLQPMSAEERLVADYAVSSVTTGPHPMSFRRAELSRRGYLRAVDLTRRPHGFYVKTAGLAIVKQRPGTASGVVFLSVADETGVFNVFVAPNFFEKNRRLITTAKFLAVEGPLQKEGPIIHVMAKSFKELSVESQAGRLQVTSHDFH; encoded by the coding sequence ATGACTAACCGCTACGTCGAACTCCACGCAAACAGTGCCTTCTCGTTTTTGGAAGGCGGTTCCCAACCCGAAGCCCTGGCGGAGCGGGCGTTCGCCCTAGAGATGCCGGCGATGGCGCTTATGGATCGCAACGGTTTCTATGGGTCTGCGCGCTTTCACAAGATCGCCGAAGAAAACGGCATCAAGGCACACGTCGGCGCTGAAGTCTCCGTCTCAGGTTTCGGCAACCGGTTAGCGCCTCCCATTTGGACGCCGCATCAACACCTCGCCGAACCCTCACGCCTTGCTCTGTTGTGCGAGACCAGAGAGGGATACCAAAACCTTTGCCAACTCATCACGCGCTTCAAGATGCGTGAGAGCACCAAGCAGGAAGGAGCGGCAAATCTGGCTGACGTAGAGGAGTACTGCAAAGGTGTCATTTGTTTGACCGGAGGCGATGAAGGGCCGCTGGCTGCGGCGCTCATGGCTGGAGGCGAAGCTGCTGGCCGCGAGGTAGTGGAGAAACTGGTTCGTATATTCGGACGAAGCAACGTCTACGTCGAAGTACAGCGGCACCGCGAACGAACGCAGGAATGGAGAAACCAAGCTGCATTGCGGATTGCCGAATCCCTTCGCTTGCCCGTGCTGGCGACGAATGGTGTGCGCTATGCCACCAAGTACGACCGTGAGATAGCGGATCTCTTTACGGCAATACGGCACCATACACCTCTTGACCATGCCGGGCGATTGTTGGCACTCAACAATCAAAGACACCTTCGACCTGCAGAGCGAATGGTCTCGCTCTTCCGAGACATTCCGGGCGCCGTCGAGAACACCGTTGAACTCTCGTCGCGCTTGGACTTTCACCTTTCAAAGCTTGGCTATGAATTCCCGCGCTATCCAGTTCCGGATGGTGAGTCGATGGATAGTTTTCTTGCGAAACGCGTGGCTGAGGGTGTAGCCCGGCGCTACGGTCCAAAGCGCGATGCCGGTCTTCTCGAACGCGCGAAGAAGCAAGTGGCACACGAACTGGCGCTGATCGAAAAGCTTGGTTTCGCCGGTTACTTCCTGATTGTTTGGGACATCGTTGAATACTGCAAGAAACACGGAATCCTGATTCAAGGCAGAGGCAGTGCGGCAAACTCGGCCGTTTGCTATGCGCTGGAGATCACGGCGATTGATCCGGTCGGCATGGAACTGCTCTTTGAGCGTTTCCTATCCGAAAGCCGCGGCGAGTGGCCCGACATCGACCTCGATCTCCCTTCGGAAGAAAGGCGCGAGCAAGCAATCCAGTATGTCTACGAGCGTTACGGTCGGCTCGGTGCGGCTTTGACTGCAAACGTCATCACGTATCGCGGCAAATCGGCTGCACGCGAAGTCGGCAAAGCGCTGGGTTTCGATCCTGAATCACTGCAACGCTTGTCTGGGCTAGTGGCAAATTACGAGTGGAAGGGGCCGAACGACACGATGGCGCGTTCGTTTCAGAACGCGGGCTTCGACGTGGAACATCCACGTATCGCGAAGTACCTCGAACTCTGTATGCGGGTGCAAGACTTTCCACGTCATCTCGGTCAGCACTCCGGCGGTATGGTTATCTGCCAAGGCCAGCTCGATAAGGTTGTCCCGCTCGAAAGAGCTTCCATGCCTGGAAGAACTGTCGTGCAGTGGGACAAGGAAGACTGCGCCAACCTAGGAATCATCAAAGTTGATTTGCTGGGCCTCGGGATGATGGCCGTATTGAAGGATTGCCTGTCGCTTGTGCCCGAGCATCACGGTGAACAACTCGATCTCGCACAACTGCCGGAAGACGAGGGAGTCTATCGAACTCTCCAGCGTGCAGACACGATTGGGATGTTCCAAGTGGAGAGTCGGGCGCAGATGTCGTCGCTGCCTCGCAACCGGCCTGAGAAATTTTACGATCTCGTCGTTCAGGTCGCCATCATCCGCCCCGGCCCTATCGTCGGCAAGATGATGCACCCTTACATGCGGCGTCGGCAGAAGCAAGAGGAAGTGACGTATCCGCACCCTTCCCTCGAATCGACACTCAAACGGACGCTTGGCGTTCCGCTGTTTCAAGAACAGCTCTTGCGCATGGCTATGGTCGTTGCCAATTTCACCGGTTCGGAAGCTGAAGAGCTCCGCCGCGCTGTCGGGATGCGCCGTTCGTGGGAGCGGATGAAGAATCTTGAAGGTCGTCTGCGGGATGGCATGACCGCCAACGGGCTCGATATTGAAACGCAAGAGACCATCATTCAGAACATCAGTTCGTTCGCCCTCTACGGCTTTCCAGAGAGTCATGCTGCCAGTTTCGCGCTCATCGCGTACGCCTCTGCTTACATCAAAGTGAAGTACCTTGCTGCCTTCACCTGCGCGATGATGAACAACCAACCAATGGGCTTTTACAGCCCATCCGTCATCATCGAAGATGCACGACGGCACGGGTTACGAGTAAAGCCCATAGACATCCAAGTTTCGGATTGGCCCTGCACTATTGAGCACGAAGACGACGAATCTTTGTCATTGCGGCTTGGACTTGGTTACGTGCGAGGCCTGAGAAGCCAATGCGCAGAGACGGTTGTTAGAGCACGGTCTATGGGCCGCTTCAAGTCTGTCGATGATCTGGTGATTCGGGCTCCTCAGCTGAACCGAAAAGAACTGTCACTCTTGGCTAACGTGGGAGCTTTGAATAGTCTCGACGGTGTCGAGCATCGGCGGGATGCGCTTTGGCAGATAGAACGCGCTGGAAAGCCGGAAGGCCCGCTGCTGATGCAGCAGAGCGAATTGCTCCGTGAAGAGGCTTCAGAGATACCGCTTCAACCGATGTCAGCCGAAGAGAGACTTGTGGCGGATTACGCGGTGAGCAGCGTCACAACGGGGCCTCATCCTATGTCTTTCCGTCGTGCGGAGCTAAGTCGTCGCGGTTATCTGCGGGCTGTTGACCTTACGCGGCGGCCTCACGGCTTCTACGTCAAAACTGCCGGACTCGCGATAGTCAAGCAACGTCCCGGCACCGCCTCCGGTGTTGTCTTCCTCTCAGTGGCGGATGAAACGGGCGTCTTCAATGTCTTCGTGGCTCCGAATTTCTTCGAAAAGAACAGACGGCTCATCACGACTGCGAAGTTCTTGGCGGTAGAAGGGCCGTTGCAAAAAGAAGGCCCAATCATTCATGTGATGGCGAAGTCATTCAAGGAACTTTCCGTAGAGAGCCAAGCTGGCCGCTTACAGGTGACATCGCATGACTTCCACTAA
- the dinB gene encoding DNA polymerase IV: protein MDDLTDAILAIGTRKIVHVDMDAFYASVEQRDDPSLKGRPVVVAWKGKRSVVCAASYEARRFGVRSAMPAITAERMCPDAVFLPPDFVRYKAVSKAVREIFERHTDDIEPLSLDEAYLDVTVNKTGLKTATLVAKTIRLQIWDELNLTASAGIAPNKFIAKIASDWRKPNGQFVVQPHEVQSFLMPLPVGKIPGVGKVTEARMSDVGIKTVSDIYAMDLPTLEGHFGSWGTRLFQLARGIDNNPVISNRVRKQISAEDTFLDDIPLSECEQHIRRLAEKVWNASQANARRGRTVVLKLKTKEFNSLTRSLTPPTVPMTCEDFTNLGLHLCTRVDFDARQLYRLVGIGLSNFEVEGGVIPEADLIDRSSAAPITSGTRVLD from the coding sequence ATGGATGATCTGACGGACGCAATCCTGGCGATAGGCACTCGCAAGATCGTTCATGTCGATATGGACGCCTTCTATGCGTCCGTCGAGCAACGCGATGACCCATCTCTCAAGGGTCGGCCTGTTGTCGTGGCTTGGAAGGGTAAGCGTTCGGTAGTCTGTGCAGCGTCCTACGAGGCTCGGCGGTTCGGCGTACGCTCCGCTATGCCGGCGATCACGGCAGAGCGCATGTGTCCCGATGCAGTGTTTCTCCCACCTGATTTCGTACGTTACAAAGCCGTATCAAAAGCTGTTCGTGAAATCTTCGAACGGCACACGGACGACATTGAGCCGCTATCGCTTGATGAAGCCTACCTCGATGTCACGGTGAACAAGACTGGCTTGAAGACCGCAACGCTAGTCGCGAAGACCATCCGACTACAGATTTGGGATGAACTGAACCTTACTGCGTCTGCCGGGATCGCACCGAACAAATTCATTGCGAAGATTGCTTCTGACTGGAGGAAACCGAACGGCCAGTTCGTTGTCCAACCGCACGAGGTTCAATCGTTCCTGATGCCGCTACCTGTCGGGAAGATTCCTGGTGTCGGCAAAGTCACCGAAGCGCGGATGTCGGACGTTGGTATAAAAACCGTTAGCGACATCTACGCAATGGATCTCCCGACGCTCGAAGGCCACTTTGGAAGTTGGGGCACACGGTTGTTCCAACTGGCGCGTGGCATTGACAACAATCCAGTGATCTCAAATCGGGTTCGCAAGCAAATTTCCGCTGAAGACACATTCCTTGACGACATCCCACTATCCGAGTGCGAACAACACATTCGGCGGCTAGCAGAGAAAGTCTGGAATGCCTCGCAAGCAAACGCGCGTCGGGGCCGGACGGTAGTGCTCAAACTGAAGACAAAAGAGTTCAATTCGCTCACTCGCAGCTTGACGCCGCCCACTGTCCCGATGACGTGTGAGGATTTCACAAATTTAGGTCTGCATCTCTGTACTCGTGTCGATTTCGACGCGCGGCAACTTTACCGATTGGTTGGGATTGGCTTAAGCAACTTTGAAGTCGAGGGAGGTGTCATACCCGAGGCAGACCTGATTGACCGATCAAGTGCTGCTCCGATCACGTCGGGAACGAGGGTTCTGGACTGA
- a CDS encoding restriction endonuclease, with protein MAEAKWKRFEKVIHEIHSQLAPQGAVVAHNEKIVGHESGVERQLDITIRITVANYPLLIVVECKDEARPIDVSVIGEFASSLTDVKANKGVLISSAGFTPGAINMARNRGIETRTYLDTESIDWSSEVAIPVLVRSTILEAWNVTFESLPGHHCPGLPGEDLHFLEVFDTKDEHLGWVITLFGQKWMHDISLQESGIHSVVVAEHAIVHFRDAQSHVRITARLRVAHRAHLGPLPISVKGLLNDQDGSFTTNQFKTAPIDTGAISRGKVAGWREVTDPAVEAIITMDVMDALPETAEEFHRYRLEPLTLVDDALL; from the coding sequence ATGGCAGAAGCGAAGTGGAAGCGGTTCGAAAAAGTCATCCATGAGATCCATTCCCAGTTGGCGCCGCAGGGCGCTGTCGTTGCCCACAACGAAAAGATCGTAGGCCATGAATCTGGCGTTGAGCGCCAGCTCGACATCACGATACGTATCACTGTCGCAAATTATCCTCTTTTGATCGTTGTCGAATGCAAGGATGAAGCGCGCCCGATTGATGTCAGCGTCATTGGTGAGTTCGCCAGCTCACTCACAGATGTCAAAGCAAATAAGGGCGTACTAATCTCCAGCGCTGGATTCACGCCCGGCGCAATAAACATGGCCCGCAATCGCGGCATAGAGACACGCACATATCTCGACACAGAAAGCATCGATTGGAGTTCCGAGGTCGCCATCCCGGTCTTGGTACGTTCGACCATCCTTGAAGCATGGAACGTAACTTTTGAATCTCTGCCTGGACATCACTGTCCGGGTCTGCCCGGTGAAGACCTCCACTTCCTGGAGGTCTTCGATACCAAAGACGAACATCTCGGATGGGTCATCACCCTTTTCGGTCAGAAATGGATGCATGACATCTCTCTACAGGAATCCGGGATTCATTCTGTCGTGGTCGCGGAACACGCAATTGTGCATTTCAGAGATGCTCAGAGTCATGTTCGCATCACCGCAAGATTGAGAGTTGCTCATCGAGCACACCTCGGTCCGCTGCCGATTAGCGTCAAGGGGTTGCTCAACGACCAGGATGGAAGTTTCACGACCAACCAGTTCAAAACAGCACCGATCGACACCGGAGCAATCTCTCGCGGCAAGGTGGCGGGCTGGCGTGAGGTAACAGACCCAGCGGTCGAGGCAATTATCACGATGGATGTAATGGATGCACTACCCGAGACTGCCGAGGAGTTTCATCGCTATCGGCTTGAACCATTGACTCTGGTGGACGACGCGCTACTCTGA